Below is a genomic region from Candidatus Roseilinea sp..
GTTCAGCCGCCAGCGCCTTGGCCAGGTAGTTGATGGCGGCCTTGGTGGCGCCGTAGGCAGCCAGGCCCGGCACGGCCGTGCTGCCGACGACCGACGAGCTGAAGACGATGCGCCCGCCGTAGTCGTCGCGCGGCTGCCTGAGCATCTGCTGGGCGGCGGCCTGCGCGCCGAAGAAGCTGCCTTTGAAGTTTAAGTCGGCCACCATGTCGAACGAGGACTCGCTGTAGTCTATAAAGCGACCGAACTTGGTGATGCCGGCGTTTGCAACGAAGATGTCGAGCCGGCCGAACGCCTCGACGGCTGCGGCGACAAGGGCAAAGTTGTCGGCTCGCCGGCTGCAATCGGCGCGAAAGGTGATCGCGCGTCCGCCGACAGCGCGGATGCGCTCGGCCGCGGCCTCCGCTCGATCGGGCTCGCCGAAGTAGCTCACCACGACCGCTGCGCCCTCGCGCGCCAGCGCCAGCGCCATCGCTGCGCCGATCTCTCGGCTGGCGCCGGTGACGATGGCTACCCGATCCTTCAACATCATAGGTCATTCGCCTCGCAGAGGATTCTATTCACAGGCGCGCAATGCGCGAGTATACTTCCACCAGCCCTGCGTGCGACACCGGATGCCTATGATAAAGATCAGCCGGGAGCGATTCGAGCGACTCGTCTGGGAGGCAGTGGATGAGCTGCCGGAAGCAATTCGCAACCGCATCTCCAACCTCGCAATCGAGGTGAAAGCCTATCCCTCCAAGGATGACCTGGAATACGCCGGCGTCGAAGACCCACTCGATCTGTATGGGCTGTATCGGGGTATCCCGCTGACCGAACGCACGACGCACTACGACCTGGTGACGCCTGACTTGATCACCATCTACCAGCGGGCGCACGAAATGGATTGTGACTCGCTGGAAGCGCTGCGCGAGGAAGTGCGGCGCACCGTGCGCCATGAAATCGCGCACCACTTCGGCATCAGCGACGAACGGCTGGACGAGTTGAGCGTGCCCTGAACGGTCGGCGTCGGCGGGCGACCATGCCAATGGCCGATGGGCTTAATCGTCAACGCCATCTTCATCGCGTCGCACGCTCAGGCTGTTCGCCTGGTGTGGTTGTAAGACGCGCTCGCAGCAGGTTTCATGGCCTCGCCTTTGGATTAACGGCGCTCTCAGCCGCGTTTCTAAGCTCACCGTCATTGTGAGCGACGTGGGTGCTGCCCGTCTGCGCGAGGATTCGGGCGTCAGCGCTCGCCTCGACGCGTGAATCGTTTAACATTATCTTTCGACATGCCGAAGCGAACCGACATCCACTCCATCCTCATCCTTGGCTCCGGTCCAATCGTCATCGGTCAAGCATGTGAGTTCGACTACGCCGGCGCGCAGGCGTGCAAGGTGCTGCGTCGGGAGGGCTATCGCGTCATCCTGGTGAACTCCAATCCGGCGACCATCATGACCGACCCGGAATTTGCCGACGCGACCTACATCGAGCCACTCACCGTAGAGCTAATCGAGAAGATCATCGCCAAGGAGCGTCCCGATGCGCTCCTGCCTACCGTCGGTGCACAAACGGCGCTCAACCTGGCGACGGCGCTGGAAGCACAGGGCATATTGAAGCAATACGGCGTTCAGCTCATCGGCGCCAATGTGGGCGCTATTAAGCTGGCCGAAGACCGCCAACTGTTCAAAGAAGCCATGGAGGCCCACGGCTTAAAGTGTCCGCAGGGGGCGACGGTCAGCTCGGTGGATGAAGCGCTGGCGCTCGTGGGCGTCAATACCGGCGCCTTGCCTGGCGACTCGCCCTTTCTCCATGCGCACTTTTCGCTCCTCAAATTTCCCGTGCTCATTCGTCCCTCGTTCACGCTGGGCGGGAGCGGCGGCGGCGTGGCCTATAGCGAAGCGGAACTGCGCGAGAAGTGTGCGCGCGGCCTGCGCGAAAGCCCGGTCGGCCAAGTCCTGGTTGAACAAAGCGTGCTGGGCTGGAAGGAATATGAGCTGGAGGTGATGCGCGACTGTAAGGACAACTTCGTGGTGGTGTGCTCGATCGAGAACCTCGACCCGATGGGGGTGCACACCGGCGATAGCATCACCGTCGCGCCGGCGATGACCCTGACCGACAAGGAGCTTCAGCGCCTGCGCGACATGGCCAGGATCGTCATGCGCGCGGTGGGCGTAGAAACCGGCGGCAGCAATGTGCAGTTCGCCGTCAACCCCGATAACGGCGAGGCGCTGGTGATCGAGATGAATCCGCGCGTGTCGCGCTCGTCGGCCCTGGCCAGCAAGGCGACCGGCTTCCCCATCGCCAAGATCGCGGCGTTGTTGGCCGTCGGCTACTCGCTGGATGAGATCCCCAACGACATCACGAAGAAGACGCCGGCGTCGTTCGAGCCATCGTTGGACTACGTGGTGGTGAAGGTGCCTCGCTGGGCGTTTGAAAAGTTCCCCGGCGCCGACCCCACCCTCGGTCCGCAGATGAAGAGCGTGGGCGAGGTCATGGCCATCGGCCGAACCTTCAAGGAAGCCTTGAATAAGGCGGTGCAGGGGTTGGAAATCGGCAAGATCGGAATCACCGGGGAGGGCATCGAAGAACCGGCGTCTGCGTCGGAGATTGAAGCACAAATCGCCAAGCCAACGGCACAGCGCCTCTTTCAAACCTTCGATGCGCTGCGCCGCGGCGTGACGCCGGAACGGGTGCATGCGGCCACGCAGTACGACCCGTGGTTCATCGAGCAGTTTTGTCAGATGATCGAGACAGAGCGCGCGCTGGCGCAGCACACGCTCGACTCGTTGCCGCGCACGCTGCTGCTGCGAGCGAAGCAAGAGGGCTTCGGCGATGCGTATATCGCCAAGCTGCTGAGGCCGGGCGCGACCGGCGCCGCCTCCTGGCTTCAAGTGCGCGCGAAGCGTCGCCAACTCGGCCTCGTCCCCTCCTTTTATCGCGTGGACACCTGCGCCGCAGAGTTTGAGAGCAACACGCCCTATCTCTACTCGAATTACGACGGTTTCGACGAGAGCGAGCCGCAGTTTCAAAAACCGAAGATCATCATTCTGGGCGGCGGCCCCAATCGCATCGGCCAAGGCATCGAGTTCGACTATTGCTGCGTGCACGCTTGCTACGCCTTGCGCGCCCTCGGCTTTGAGATCATCATGGTCAATTGCAACCCGGAGACGGTGAGCACCGACTACGACACCGCCGACCGGCTCTACTTCGAGCCGCTGACGCTGGAGCACGTGCTGAATGTGTGGGAGAACGAGTCGGGGATCGCCGGCGAGGGCGCGCACCGCCCGCGCAGCCTGACCCCCGTGCTGGTGCAATTTGGCGGACAGACGCCGCTGAACCTGGCGCAAGCGCTCAAGGACTACGGCGTGCCGATTTGGGGCACATCGCCCGATGCGATTGCGCTGGCCGAAGATCGCCAGAAATTCGCCGAGGTGCTGCGCGAGCTGGATATCCCTCAGCCGGAGAACGGCACGGCAAGGTCGCTGGACGAGGCGCGCCGGGTAGCCGCCCAGATTGGCTATCCGGTGCTGGTGCGCCCGTCGTACGTGCTGGGCGGCCGGGCGATGGGCATCGTCTATGGCGAAGAGGAGCTACAGGAGTACATCGAGGAAGCAACCCGCGTCAGCCCGGATGCGCCGGTGCTGATTGACCGCTACCTGGAAGACTCTTTCGAGCTGGATGTGGATGCCGTGGCGGACGGCGAGCGCGTGGTGATCGGCGGGATCATGGAGCAGATTGAAGAGGCCGGCGTGCACAGCGGCGACAGCGCATGCATGATGCCACCGCTCAAGGTGAGCGAATACCACCTCAACATCATCCGCGATTACACCGAGCGCATCGGCCTGCGCCTGGGCGTCAAGGGCCTGATGAACGTACAGTTCGCCATCAAGGATGAGATCGTCTACGTGCTGGAAGTGAACCCGCGCGCCAGCCGCACGACGCCCTTTGTGAGCAAGGCCACCGGCGTGCCGTTGGCCAAGATCGCCGCGCGCATTGCCGCCGGCCAGACGCTCGAAGAAATCGGTTTTCTCGACGAGCCGAAGCTTGACGGGTTTTTTGTCAAAGAAGTCGTGTTGCCGTTCAACAAGTTTCCCAGCGCGTTCTATCAGCTCGGCCCGGAGATGCGCAGCACCGGCGAGGTGATGGGACACGCTTCGACCTTCGGGCATGCCTACGCCAAAGCCGAACTGGGCGCAGGTGAACGTCTGCCGTCTTCTGGCCGCGTGCTGCTCACCGTCAACGACAACGACAAACCCAACATCATCAAGATCGCGCGCGACCTGCATCGGCTGGGCTTCGCGCTGCTGGGCACGCGCGGCACGGCGGAGTTCCTCAATCGCTTTGGCGTGCCGGTGACCGCCGTGAACAAGGTGAGCGAAGGTGCGCCGCACGTGGTGGATTACATCCGGCGCGGCGAAGTGCACATGGTGATCAGCACGCCGCTGGGTCAGCGCGCCTACACCGATGGCCAAGCGATCCGCGCGGCGGCGATTCAACACAAAGTGCTGCTGCTCACGACGCTGAGCGCTGCCTCGGCGGCTGTGCAGGCCATCCGCGCGATGCGCGCGAAGGATTTCAAAGTGCGCAGCTTGCAAGCGCACCACGGCATCACGCCGCGCTGGCTGTAGGGTTCGGGATATGGGCCAGCGCGTGCGATGCGCGTCTGCATCGCGCTTGGGGCGGGCGTCATCGGTGTTTCCCTCGGCCCGGCCCGACACGCTGCTAAAGCAGCCAACCGGCCGGCGCGAGCGACGCGCGCACGCCAAGCCTCTCACGGCGATGAGCGCGCGCGGGCGCTACAATCTCGCCGGGCAATTCATGCCCATGCCGCGATGGCTGCCAACATGGCCGACGTGAACGCTGTGCTCGCCCACCTGCGCGCCGATCGCGAATTTATGCGCGACGTGTGCGACTGGCAGTGCGCGCCGGCGCGCCCCGCACGATTCGCCGAATTCCCTGCCGCGCTCGATCCGCGCTTGCGCGAGATGCTCAGACGGCGCGGCATCGAGCAGCCCTATACGCACCAAGCGCAGGCGACCGAGGCGGCGTTGCAGGGCAGGCACGTGGTCGTAGTCGCCCGTGCCGCCGGCGGCAAGTCGCTGTGCTTCCACTTGCCAATCCTGGACGCCCTGCTGCGTGATCCAAACGCGCGAGCGCTCTGCCTTTTTCCCACCAAGGCGCTGGCGCAGGACCAGCGCGCGCATCTGCGGGCGATGATGGATAGCCCGCCGGTCGCCGACTTGATCGGCGATCGCCGACCGTCCGTCGTCTACACCTACGATGGCGACACGCCGCAGGCCCTGCGCGCCGAGATCCGCCGCGACGCGCGCGTGCTCATCACCAACGCCGACATGCTGCACGTCGGCATCCTGCCGCACCATACGCGCTGGGCGGCGTTCTTCAAGCATCTGCGCTACGTCGTCATTGATGAGATACACGCCTATCGCGGCGTCTTCGGCAGCCACGTCGCCAACGTCATCCGCCGGCTGAAGCGCCTGTGCGCGTTCTACGGCTCCAATCCGGTGTTCATCTTGGCTTCGGCCACCATCGCGAACCCTCAGGAACACGCCGAGCGTCTGATCGAGTCGCCGGTGATGCTGGTGGATGATGACGGCAGTCCGCATGGCGAGCGCCATGTCATCATCGTCAACCCACCGTTGACCGACCCGCAGCTCGGCCTGCGCCGCAGCGCCGACTTCGTCGCCCGCGACATCGCCGCGCGTTTCATCGGCCAAGGGCTGCAGACGATCTGCTTCGCGCGGTCGAGGAGCAAAGCTGAGATTTTGCTGGCCTATCTGCGCGCAATGGGGCTGAATGCCGGCAACGGGTCGGCATGCGCTGCGGCGCAGTCTCCGGTCGTGATCAGCGGCTACCGCGGCGGCTACTTGCCCGAG
It encodes:
- the fabG gene encoding 3-oxoacyl-ACP reductase; protein product: MMLKDRVAIVTGASREIGAAMALALAREGAAVVVSYFGEPDRAEAAAERIRAVGGRAITFRADCSRRADNFALVAAAVEAFGRLDIFVANAGITKFGRFIDYSESSFDMVADLNFKGSFFGAQAAAQQMLRQPRDDYGGRIVFSSSVVGSTAVPGLAAYGATKAAINYLAKALAAELSPSGITVNAIGIGATTNERNLRDDPNYAENWGRVLPIGRALTPEDSAAALLYLVSPAASAVTGITLPVDGGHALQSPAPRMDFAMRPA
- a CDS encoding Zn-dependent protease, producing MIKISRERFERLVWEAVDELPEAIRNRISNLAIEVKAYPSKDDLEYAGVEDPLDLYGLYRGIPLTERTTHYDLVTPDLITIYQRAHEMDCDSLEALREEVRRTVRHEIAHHFGISDERLDELSVP
- a CDS encoding carbamoyl-phosphate synthase (glutamine-hydrolyzing), with translation MPKRTDIHSILILGSGPIVIGQACEFDYAGAQACKVLRREGYRVILVNSNPATIMTDPEFADATYIEPLTVELIEKIIAKERPDALLPTVGAQTALNLATALEAQGILKQYGVQLIGANVGAIKLAEDRQLFKEAMEAHGLKCPQGATVSSVDEALALVGVNTGALPGDSPFLHAHFSLLKFPVLIRPSFTLGGSGGGVAYSEAELREKCARGLRESPVGQVLVEQSVLGWKEYELEVMRDCKDNFVVVCSIENLDPMGVHTGDSITVAPAMTLTDKELQRLRDMARIVMRAVGVETGGSNVQFAVNPDNGEALVIEMNPRVSRSSALASKATGFPIAKIAALLAVGYSLDEIPNDITKKTPASFEPSLDYVVVKVPRWAFEKFPGADPTLGPQMKSVGEVMAIGRTFKEALNKAVQGLEIGKIGITGEGIEEPASASEIEAQIAKPTAQRLFQTFDALRRGVTPERVHAATQYDPWFIEQFCQMIETERALAQHTLDSLPRTLLLRAKQEGFGDAYIAKLLRPGATGAASWLQVRAKRRQLGLVPSFYRVDTCAAEFESNTPYLYSNYDGFDESEPQFQKPKIIILGGGPNRIGQGIEFDYCCVHACYALRALGFEIIMVNCNPETVSTDYDTADRLYFEPLTLEHVLNVWENESGIAGEGAHRPRSLTPVLVQFGGQTPLNLAQALKDYGVPIWGTSPDAIALAEDRQKFAEVLRELDIPQPENGTARSLDEARRVAAQIGYPVLVRPSYVLGGRAMGIVYGEEELQEYIEEATRVSPDAPVLIDRYLEDSFELDVDAVADGERVVIGGIMEQIEEAGVHSGDSACMMPPLKVSEYHLNIIRDYTERIGLRLGVKGLMNVQFAIKDEIVYVLEVNPRASRTTPFVSKATGVPLAKIAARIAAGQTLEEIGFLDEPKLDGFFVKEVVLPFNKFPSAFYQLGPEMRSTGEVMGHASTFGHAYAKAELGAGERLPSSGRVLLTVNDNDKPNIIKIARDLHRLGFALLGTRGTAEFLNRFGVPVTAVNKVSEGAPHVVDYIRRGEVHMVISTPLGQRAYTDGQAIRAAAIQHKVLLLTTLSAASAAVQAIRAMRAKDFKVRSLQAHHGITPRWL
- a CDS encoding hypothetical protein (possible pseudo, frameshifted), translated to MAANMADVNAVLAHLRADREFMRDVCDWQCAPARPARFAEFPAALDPRLREMLRRRGIEQPYTHQAQATEAALQGRHVVVVARAAGGKSLCFHLPILDALLRDPNARALCLFPTKALAQDQRAHLRAMMDSPPVADLIGDRRPSVVYTYDGDTPQALRAEIRRDARVLITNADMLHVGILPHHTRWAAFFKHLRYVVIDEIHAYRGVFGSHVANVIRRLKRLCAFYGSNPVFILASATIANPQEHAERLIESPVMLVDDDGSPHGERHVIIVNPPLTDPQLGLRRSADFVARDIAARFIGQGLQTICFARSRSKAEILLAYLRAMGLNAGNGSACAAAQSPVVISGYRGGYLPEERRAIEQGLREGRVRGVVATNALELGIDIGALDACVMLGYPGSVASFWQQAGRVGRRRGGQRRRHGRYSRPARSIPGCPAWLSLPAIA